Part of the Falco biarmicus isolate bFalBia1 chromosome 4, bFalBia1.pri, whole genome shotgun sequence genome, ACTGCAGGACGGTGCCctgtgcaggggctggggggggctccccggggccagcaccgcccccccccagccaccttCCCgctcctgggtgctgctgcgaactggggggggagggggggagggggacatGAGTGCTCGCTCAGCTCCGGGCAAaggccccccccagccccagctcggTTCCTTTGTCACTGCcgagctcagctgcagcagatgcACAAATGTCCcctggggccggggctggggggaggggggagcagggccCGTTTCTAGCTGGATGCCCACATCTCTCCCCAGAGAGCAGGGGGGGCAGGAAGCCCCCCCGGGCCTGGGGCCGGGCCTGTGCTGGGGGATGGGGCCAGGGACAGGATCCCTGGGGCTGCCAAGGCTGGAgagccccttcccctgcccgGTCCTGGCCGCTCGCCCCCGCACTCACCAAAGGGCCCTCCCCGGAGTCGGAGGAGGCGGACGGGCTGGCCTCGGTGAAGCTGGTGtccacggtggagttgtagGTGTCCccgggcagggcagagctggggcacaCGGCATGGCTGGGCAGCGgccggctggggcagggcccCTGTGGGGGGCTGCAAGGCAGAGTGTGCTCAGGGGGATGTGCATGAGGGTCAGGGACCGGGAGGGGgcccctgcaccccagggccTCCCATCCCCACATCCAGCAATGCCCTGAGACTCCCACCCCGGGTCCAGCATTGCCTCCTTGGGGTGCTGCAGGACACCTGGACCCCTGTCCCCACTGTGTCGTGTCCCACCACGTCCCCCTTGGGGTGCTGACGGCTCACCTGGAAGATGGCAAGGCCGGGCttgggggggggcaggcggggggtCATGGCCAGGCTGTTCTCGCTGGACTCGCACTCGTGGATGGTGACAATCTTGAGGGCAGGTGGTGGGAGGTGCAGGTGGGTCAGGCGGGCGTTCTTCAGGTGGTGGAAGTCCCCCTCTGTCAGCGTGTACCTGCAGGGCACGCCGGGTTAGGAGTGGCGTCCCtagcccacccagcccacccccccccagcccagcgtttcacctcctccccttctcctgggTCTTCTTGCCCTGGTCAAAGAGAGTGGCCTCGTTGAAGGAGACACGGCGGGCagtggaggagctggaggacagAAAACCGCTCGCTCTCCACATCCCGGTAGCTGGAGGACGATAGGCAGTCGGGTTCCTCCACTTTGATGGTGATATCTGTAGAGAAAGGGGGTCAGCAACCAGGGTCCCCCCTGCCGTGTGCACGCCAGCTTCCCCAGCTGAGGCCTGGCAAACTTGCTGCACCCAGGGCCTCAATGCCAGCCCGGTGGTCCCTGCTCCTGGCCACCAGTCCCAGGCAGGCCACCACTGGGATGGACGATGGGGGGGTGCAAGGTGTGCATGACCATCCCTGCCCCAGGCCTGGGCAATGCACCCAGGAGAGCGACAGTCCAGGAGCTGCTTTCCCCGCCCACCGGGGAGCTGGGGGCGCTGCTGGGGGTGCAACTGGTGTTACTGGTGGGCAATCGCTCGCAGGTCACCATGgcacccccggcccccgccATGGCACTCACCCTGGGCTGGCTGTGAGTCGTCCAGGTAGGTGGTGGTAGTTTTCTCAGGGTCATCACTGGCTCTGTGGGGGAAGGAGGGTCAGCGGTGCCCCATGCCAGCCCCCTGACCCCTTTAGCAGTGCCACATACCCCAGGGACAGCCGCAATGCCTGTCCCccgcagcccatccccaccTGGAGTGCCGGCGGTTGGCCTCGCAGCACCGGCGGCAGATGATCAGGATGCCAGAGAGCAGGACCAGGGTGCCCCCGATGAAGATGGAGAGCAGGGCAAGGAGCAGCACGTAGCCATCCTGGGGGGAACCCTCGCCAGGCACCACCTGCACAGGACGTCAGGGGCCGAATTGCTGGGGATGCACTGGAGGAGGGGACATGGCCCAGCCCCAAACCCTGCCCCACTGGGGTGCCAGAGCAGCCCCCTCCTGCGCTGAGGCTGATGCTGAGCGCTGCTCCCCAGAGATGCTCGCGCTCCCCCGCCACCCCCGGGCCTGCTGCCGGCTCCAGGGACCTGCCTTCACCAAGGCAACCGCAGCCAGCGGGGGCAGAGCCGTCAGCGGCCCCCGCACCAAGCAGgagtggggatggggacaggaccccagccctgccccagcatgggtGTCTTGGTCACACCCCTGGGCTATGGGAGAGAGGCTGACCTGGTGGCAGCACCCAGGCTCCCCTGAACCCCCAGCACCCGGAGTGTTTCAGGGGGTTGCAGAGGACACAAAGGGGTGTCAACCCACCCCCAGGATGGGTGGAACAAGGTGAGCGACAAcggggctgggtggctgctgccaTCCCCACTCGGGTgcagaccccagccccacagcagccacgCAGACCCCACACCTCCCAGGCACTGCCCCACATCAGGACACTCATCCCCACCCTCCCCTGGGACCCCGAGGATGGCAgcatgggcaggggcaggcagggacgggcagggtGGCCTCACTCACCGTGGCACTCTCCGTCGCGTTGTCCCAGGGTGTCGGGTCATCGCTCATGGTCCGTCCTGGCCCGAGCGCGTCCTGCAGTGGGGGGAGACAGTGGGAGGCACCGGgcaggggcggcggggccgggctggggccaGCGGCGGCTcctgcccggccccgggcccTGCCCAGCACCGCGGTGCGGAGCTGCCGGGAGGGACGGAGAGGGAGGGACTGGGATGGAtagatggagggagggatggagggagggaccgggatgaagggatggagggagggtgTGGTCAGGAGGGAGGATGGAGGCAcggagagagggagggagggagggtgcggccgggagggatggggaggcagggatggggaggcagggatggggaggcagggatggggaggcagggatggggaggcagggatggggaggcagggatggggaggcagggatggggaggcagggatggggaggcagggatggggagaaggaggcaggagcacTGCCCCTGCCCGAGGAGCCCCCAGGCACTACTCCCACGCCACACTCACGCCTGGAGCACAGACCCTGTCCCCGTGGAGCCCCATGCCAGGGTGGAGAGATGCTGCGCTCCCCGTGCCAGGCTGGGAACCACAGCACCCAAGCGCTGGTCAGTCCTGATGGCCAGAGCTGCCCCGGGGTGGGGCTGATCCTGCCCCAGGGTCCCACCCGGGGTGGCTCGCAGGGAAGGGGATGACATCACGCTGCCCCAACACTGCTGTCCCTAGGGAGCCATGGGGCCAAAGcgcagctcccagcacccaggCACCACTGCTGGAGGGGATGAGACTGCCAGGGGTCTGGGGGTGCTCGAGGGCCCCtcagcagggaagggcagcagaTGGCTGCCCCACACAGTGTGTGAACAGAGCTGGCGTGGGTGTCACTGGAGCGTGACGGGTGACGCTTCTGAGTCAGCCCAGCAGTGGCTCCGTCACTGGACTGTCACCATGCAGGAAGGGGATGAGGCCGCAGAGGGGCCCACGGGTGATGGAGAAGGGCCAAGCACCTGAGGAGTGAGAGCCACCAGAGCCAGGGGACACAGGGCTCTGCGTCCCTGCCACAGCATAAACCCTGCGGCCTTTGAGCATCTGGCCGAGAGCTCCTCGCCCTTCCGTGCTGCCAGCACGGGCCCAGGGGGGAAGGGGTCTTCCCTGGGGTCTGCCAAGCTCCAGCTCCCACTGTGGGCCTGTGCGTCCCCATCCGCGTGtcctgggctgctggggtggacgatgctggtggcaggggaGCCCCCTGGAGCGGCAGGCAGGGGTGGGCGTTGTGCCGGCTGGGGTGCTCAGAAACTGCCCAAAATCAGATCAGTGAAAAACGTGAATGGAGCCCGTGGCTGGGTGGGAAAAGCCACTTGCAGGGACAGCACAGGGGGTGACAGTGTCACAGCTGGCAGCGAGAGCCGGTGACAGCTGTGCtgcacggggctgggggcagccctgcCACAGCTCCGGGTGCCATCTCCTCCGGGGGATGTCGGGGTGCCAGGCACAACCTGGGGCAGAAACCCCTCACCTGCACCGGCCCTGGGGCATCTCTGAGCTGCCGGGGCAAGTGGGGCAGCGTGACGTGACCCTcaggggcaggagaagggggtccctgctccagccaccaGCTGTGCCGGGGGGCACCCCAGGCCTGGCATGGGGGACCCCGGGGTGGGCGGGCTGTGGCTCCATGCGGGATGGGTGCCCCTGGGTGGGATCCCTGCGGGGCACCCTCTGGCCAGAGGCaggggcgcggggggccggggtGAGCAGGAAGAATGTCCCTCCTGTTCCCCATCATGGAGGAATCCCGTCTCCATGGCGACCCGGCGGGAACAGGACGGCCATTGTCTGGAGGAGGGGGCCGGTCCCCGCGGTCCCCGGGCTGTCCCCCCACGGCGGGGACACGGGGGCCGCCGCCGGTGCCCACGGCGGGGGCCGCGGGACCGGGGGACACCGGTGCTGCCGCGGTCCCAGACGTGGGAGCCGGTAGGATGGGACGGGGGGGATCGGGGCGGGTCTGCTCCCCACGCGTGTGCGcgccccgcggggcccggccggggctgggctgggtgcgGGGGGGACCCGCTCTGCTCCCCCCGGGTGCAACgcacccccggccccgggccggTGACGGGGGATGCGGGCAGGGATgcgggagggaggcagggatgcaggcagggatgccggcagggatgcaggcagggatgtgggggcagggatgcaggcagggacggaggctgtggggcagggctgtggggcggagatgcaggcagggctgtggggcggagatgcaggcagggatgcGGACAGGATGCGGGTAGGGATGCGGGAGCCCCCGGGACCTCCCCGCGCGGTGAGGCGTGATGAGCTTCCTTCGGCCGGGCCGGCCCTGACTGTCGCGATAGGGGCTGTCGCGAGGCGGCGGGGCTAGACACTCACCTACAACTGGGACCGGGGCTCCATCGCCGCCGCTGCGCTCGgtgcggcggggcggccccgggatTTATGAATGAACCGGAGCCGCCCCCGCGCGGCGCGGGCGTCACGTGGGGACAGGGGCTGCCccgagccctgcctgccccccagctCGGGCTGCCCCACCGCCCGGgctgccccccagctctgcctgcccccgagctctgcctgccccccagctctgcctgccccccccgcccgggctgccccccagctctgcctgccccaccGCCcgggctgccccccagccctgcctgccccacacccctgcctgccccccagctctgcctgccccacacTGCCTGCCTCACCACCCAGCCTGCCCCACACCGCCTGGCttgccccccagctctgcctgccccacacTGCCTGCCCCATGACACCCCTGCTTACCTCCCTGCCCGGCCTCCCCCCAGCCGTGCCTGCCCTAAAacacccctgcctgccctccagctctgcctgccccacaacacctgcctgcccctcaGTCCAGCTTGCCCCCAGCCCAATCTGCCCCACtaccctgcctgccctccagccctgcctgccccccagctTGGCCTGCCCCACCACCCggcctccccccagccctgcctgccccacaacaccccagcctgctccacCACTCTGCCTGCCCCAAAACCTGTCTTGCCCCaccgccctgcctgccccccagccctaCCTGCCCCACCGCCCAGCCTGCCGCCCAGCACCGCAGCCCTGGGCCAGCCACAGGCTAGGGCCCCCGCGGCGGGACGGGACAGGAAGGATGCAGGGCAGGAGCGGCCCTTGGAGCCGACGGGGCACGGCCAGAGCCGGGGGGTCGCCCCCGGGGCCCCactgcccggggggggggggggcgggtagGGCCGGCGCTGTGCGGGGCCGCGGCCCCACCACCTGTCGGGGAAGACTACAATTCCCATGCGCCCCTGCAGGCCAGCACGAAACGTCACTTCCGGGCGGGGCGCGACGCCCCACGGGCCGTGTAGTCGCGCGGCGCGGAGCACGCCGGGAGCTGCAGTCCGCCGCCGTCCCGGcctgccccgcgccgcccgctcGCCCTTGCCGCCGCCATGTTCCGcgcccgccgcctcctcccgcGGCTCTTCGCCCGCCgggcgctgctgccgccgccgcgcgcCCGCGGCTATGCCGAGCCTGCCGGCGGCCCGGTGCCCATGGCCTTCACCTTCGCCTCGCCCACGCAGGTAGGccgcgggcccgggcccggccccctCGGTCGCCTGCGGCGGCCGGTGCGCGCTGCGGCGGGGCGAGGCTTGCGCTGCCGCCCCcgcgggacgggctgtgcccggggccgggcgggggggcggcggggccggctcCCGGCGCTGGGCGCGGGCGGACGGGCCGGGGCAGGAGCGGGGCCGGCATGGCGGGGCCGCGCGGTGTCCCCACCGctctgcccggcccggcctTGCCCCGAGCTcagccccggggccgccgcgccgcccctcCCGGCCCGCTGCCGCTctccccccgccgccctgcGGGCGCCCCGCTCCCGCTGCAGCGCTGCCGAGGCCCGCGGGGTGACGTTCTTGCTCTTCCCGCccggccctgctgctgcagccaccggCTGCCGGCGCTGCCGCCCCGGGGCGGTGTCCTGGCCCCGCTCCCGGCGGCGGGGCACGGCCCTCGCCCGCCCCCGAGGTGCCCGCCGCTTTCCTGGGGCAGGGCGCCGGGGACGGAGCTGCGGTGTCGCAAGGCAGGGTTTGTGCTGCATTGGCAGAGCTGTGTGGGACGCTCGCACGGAGGCTGCGGCGCTGACTCCCATCGCAGCGGTGACGGTTGGCGTCAAGGTCTCCCTACGCTCTTCTCAGGCTTCTCCCAGCTGCACCCTTTTCCTCTCGCCCACTCCCGACTTCATGTCTCCGTGTGCCgcctccctgcctctgccactgCGCACCCACCTCTTGGCAGGCTGGGAGCGCTTCCCCACTCTGTTTGCCAGGACCCCTCCTCCAGagcccagccccgctcccacccTGTGAAGGTTCAGGCTGTCCCGGTCACACCTTGCTGTGCGTTAAACGCCGTggcctgccagctgctgggagcagggctgctccctTGGGGTGGGAGCAAGCTGCCCGCCGCACCCCTTGGTTCTCTGGAGCCAcctctcttcttcccctccGTTCCTGGTGATGGACTGCTCCCATCTGCTCTCCCCGGCCAGGTGTTTTACAACGGTGCCAATGTGAAGCAGGTGGACGTGCCCACACTGACCGGCTCCTTCGGTATCCTGGCCTCTCACGTCCCCACCCTCCAGGTCCTCAAACCAGGAGTCGTGACAGTCTATGCTGAGGATGGCACGGCCACCAAGTACTTCGGTAAGGAAAGCAGGTTGGGAAGGAGGAaagcgtgtgtgtgtgaggtgCTCTCAGGGCTTTCACAAGGGAGACCCTGCCCATCAAAGTGTGCCCTCATGCTCTTCCAAGGATTTCTGCTTTCCCAGACTctcaggggctgctggaggctgccCTCTGGGGAATCTGCCCTGGAAGATGGGGCTTAGCACAAGGCCCTGGTCTGGGGTCAGGTTTTCTTAGCTTTGCTCAGACTCTCTGGGAGCATCCCCTGCTTTAGCTTCCCTTTCGGTAGGAAACAAGCCTGTGCAGAACAGGAGAAATGTTCTGGGAGGGCACGAAGGTTTTGGCAAATGGATCGTGGAGGTTCCAGGGATGAGCTTGCCAGTTCTGTCCTGTGTGTTGACCCGCAGACGAGGCCCATCTGGCAGTCCTGCCCGTGCTGCCTGACTCAACTGCCGCTGTTGTGCCTTTGCAGTGAGCAGCGGCTCAGTCACGGTCCACGCAGACTCCACCGTGCaggtgctggcagaggaggCGGTGACGATGGACATGCTGGATCTGGTTGTGAGTACCCGATGCCAGTGGACCAGGCCACACTCTGCCTCCCTTGGGCAggccctggcagccaggctgcctccTGGAGGGGAATTTGCTGCCTGTTTTTCTCATGTGGGGTGGTTGTCTCAGGAGCTTCCTGTGGCTGCGGAAAGCATGCCCAGACCAAGGGCTTTGCCTTCACCCTGAGCTAACCCATCCCTGCTGATCGGGATCAAAGGCTCAGAGCTCCTCCACAGTGAACTGTCCAGAGGCTTTGGGGAGAGGAAGCCATGCAGTCGTTAACCCTTCCCCAGGCCACTTCCCTCGCCTCGGACAGATGCTGGTCTTGCCCCTCCCCACCCATCTTAGTCTCGGAAACAGCTTTtccccagcagtgcctgcagaTAAGTTGTCTGCTGTGCATTAGGGGGTCTGTGGGGCCCTGTGCGCTGGGCTAACAGCTGCagtgtggggagggagaggggtgACTCAGGGGCTGTAGGACAAGCCACCTGTCCTGCGGTGGTCTCTCAGTGACGCATTCCTTGTGCTCTCATGTTCAGACCGCAAAATCAAACCTGGAGAAGGCAGTCTCAGAGATGGCTGCAGCATCTGATGAAGCAGCTAAAGCAGAAGCTCAGATTAAAGTAGAAGCTAATGAAGCCCTTGTAAAAGCCCTGGAGTAATTAAGGTAAGTGTCACCTGTATCCAGGCTGAGATTCCCAGACCTGCTCTGGAGCCaagtcctggctctgctgcccatCGGGAGCTTCCCCTCACAGTGGCCAGGCCTGCTGGGCTGTGTGGGGGCAGACAAGGGTCTGTACCCGGGCTTCAGGGAGCAGTGACATGAGAGCTGTTTCTGTGGCCAGCTGTCAGCTTTGGGGGGCTCGTGGGGGAcccctgcccagagctgctagaTGGCAGCAGGGCCCAGTGCTGTGCCGTGACATGCCATGCTGCAGCACGGTGTAGTAGGACTCGGCTTGATGCTGGGGCAGGCCGGGAGCCTGCAGTCACTGGTGGGGCCTCGCTGCTCCCTCCAGGTCCCCACTGGGACAGGCCACGCCAGGGGCAGCTTGGGAACAGGCTGGATGCCTGGGGCCCCAGAGGGAGAGCGATGCGTGGCCTCTGCTCTGTGTACGCTCCTTCCACTCAAAACAAACAGCTTCTGTCTCAGGGGAGGCAAGGCTGGGCTGCTCGCCTCGTGGCCTCttttccctctgccctgctAAGACTGTGCCTCGTCCTTCTTCCTGCGTGCTGGCAGTTGGGGGACTTACTCCACAGCAGTGTgtgtgctgtgcctggcaggtGAGTCACCAAAAGCCTCTCCAATGGCCTCTGCCTGGAGCAGGTACAGCAAGGCACCGGCTCCCCTGCTATCTCCCTGATCTCTGGTCCCTGTGCTCTTTGGCCCGTGAGGTCAGGTCCGAGAGAGCCGGTGGCTCTTGTTTACTCGCAGCGGTTTTAACAACCTGAGCCAGGGCCAAGCCTTCAGATCAGATTCCACCGCTCTGCTGAGCCCACCCCGAGTTAAACCCAACTCCGCTTCTGTGTGTTGCAGGAATCCCACTGTCGATGTAGAGAAACCCCAGGCTGTCCTACTTGTCCTGGCTTCCCCGATTGTACAGATGGTGCGGGACAAATGGAGGCGGAGAAAACGCTCTGAtcaattaaaaggaaatgtaatcCCGTCTCGTAGCATGTCACCTTCTTCTGAGGCAGCAAATTGCAGCTTGTGCTGCATGGGTGGCTGCGTGCCTGGGTGCAGGCTCCTGCCCTCACGCCGGGGTCTGCTGGGGTGCAGTGGCTTGGGGAGGGTGTACCGCCGGCGCTGTTCTGGGGTTCGGCAGGGCATTCCCGTGGGAGATTCACCTACAGGAGGCTTATCAGGCAGATTTTATAACCCCCTCCCTGTGCTGTCAGCCACCTCCACCTCCAGTAATCCACCTGGACAGCAGGATTACAGCGGCGCGGGAGGCATCCACGGGGCAGCGCAGGTCTGTACCAGAGGCTTCCTGTCCCAACTCCCCCGCCCCATCCAGCGCTGGCTCTGCTCAGCCTCCTGGCTCTGTTGCTGCAGGAATTCACATCGGCTGGGCTGTTTCTTCACGGTACTTCTTGCAGCTGGACAGCAGCTGCCGGGGCTTTGACCCATTCCCCTAGTCTTGTGTTTCCACCGCGCGTGTGGCACAGTGCGGGGGAGATCTCCCCTTGCTCCTTGGAGACAGGCTTGGTGTGGAGAGGGAAGCAGATGCCATATGCGGTGGGAGTCTTTCCTGAATCCATGTGTGGTGGGGGTAGCTGATGATACTGCTCTGCTGGAGTTGCCGCTTGCCTGGGGGCTTGCTAGCCAGCAGCCCTGTtggaggcagcagccctgggctccTCGCAGCCTGGAGGAAGCAGGAGACACTCGCTTGTGTGTCTGCAGCGAGCTCACCGGTCCCCACGCGCCTCCAGGAAACGGCGGCACTGCTGGGAAGGAGTGGGCTCCAGCAAGGGGCCGGTTCTGCCTGTGCCAGACGCCTGAGGATGCGTGTCTTGCCAACGGCACCATCTGCTCCGAAGCTCCTCGCTGGGTGCCACCCTCCCCAGAGGCATTTCAGGTTCCCTCTGCTGTGCAAACCCCCCCAGCGCAGGCTCGCCAGCTGGGGGAGGCTGAGGCAGCCACCGGCCCTTGCGTGCGTGGGGCTGCGGTCCCTCTGCCTTGCTCTAATCCCCTTTTCCCTGCGGTTTTCCAGCGCCTGCCTGGGAACGCGAGTTGGCTTGCCTGtgtgggcagctgctgcagcaaaggtCAGCGGGCAGCAGGttcagcctcctgcctgccctccccgcGGGCCGTGAGTCGGCTCCCTGCGGCTCCGCAGTTGGAGCAGGGCACAGCTATTTTCAGTGCTGCCACCCAGGATGTAATCTTGGCTGCCTCCTCTTCTTCTCACCAccgcctcctccccctcctctcgCTCGCTGTGTCTTTCTCTCCCCCCCTTCACAAGTGATCAAAAATAGTGCCTGTGGTGTTAAATTTCTCACTCTCTAGCTTATTAAAAGCCTCTGAGTGCCTGACGCTGAGCCTATTTGAAGCTCAGCCGACTTCCCGGTTTCTGAGCTGCTCCagtccctttttctttccttcccctctctctctctttctttcttttccttttttttttttttttttttttaaaggtcataCATTGCACCGTGCAGAAGCAAAGCCTCAAAGTCAGAGCGAGTGCTAATTAAAACATCTCAGGAATAACTGGGGACGGATGGCTTCGCTCCCTCTTCCGTTCCCTCTTGCTCTCCTCTGTCCCTGGTTTCTATTTGCGGCGTGTGTGTGCCTCCCTCGACACACGCAGCCGCTCTCTTTCTGACGGAAGGTGgctgttgtgtgtgtgttggggttttttttttggtgggtgttttttttgtgtggtttttttttttttttttcatctaatgGAAGAGCGTTGGCGAGGCCGGGAAGCTGGGGAAACGGCCAGCTGCTATTTTTAGGATGGGAAAAAAGTGTCTTCGTCAGCGTCCTCTCACCAgctcttcccactgcctcccgCCAGCTCAGGGGTGGATGAGGGGGCCAGCAGGGATCCGGCTCTGCCCCCTTGCAGGGTGCCCTcggctgggctctgcagcgTGACGCCTGCTGGGACTTGTAGTCTGCGTTTGAGGGGAGCAGCGAGGGCCCCTCTGGCTCGCCCTGCACCCAGAGTGGCCAAGAGACCCTGGGGACATCCATGTCCCCATGGTGCTGCGGGAGGCTGCTCTCCCCCTGGGCTGTGGCTCCCCTGCCCTCCTGAGTCTGGGGAAAGGGGTTTTTTGTCCTAAATGCTGCCCTGCCGGCGCCCCTGCcgctgccaggcagcactggAGTGGTGCTGAGTGGGCACTGCACCCTGGCTGGCagcgctgcagccctgctcaccctgccctgTGGCTCTGGGGTGCAGGATGATGTGGGGGGCATTCCCTGTGCTCTTGCATGCTCCCCCTTGCAACCGAGTCCCGGCAGGGTCCGTCCGTCCCCCGCAGCCTCAGCTCTGAGCCCCTCACCTGCCTCTGTCCTTGCCCATCACTGCTAATTATCTGGTTCTGTCGAGAGCAGCATTATCCTCCTCCCCCGGCTCGCAGCGCTGAGCTCTCGGCTCCCTCTGCCCACGCCAGGAGCCGCAGTCAGTCACGTCTGTCCTGCTGGATGCCACAAAAATGGTCTCTGACTCTGCGTGGTGCAGGAGGTGTGTGGCTGAACTGGAGGCGAAGCCCTTCCTGGCTCCTGGGATCTggtgtgggtgctgcagggatggaccttgctggggggaggtggggatcAAGCCCCGATGTGGACCATGCCTGTGCTGCTGATGTGATCCAGCAGGAGAATCCTCCCTGATCtcctccccagggctcagggcGGCTGTGGGGCCATCCCAGCTGGTGGTGGCACCAGCGTGGTGCTTGGCATTGGCACATGCCCTTGCAGCCCGCCGCCTTCATCCATGGCCGAGGCAAAAGGTCTTTCCCCGCCGCTTCATggggcagtgggtgctggggcagcgcCTTTTCCCTGCACTTTGGTCCCCAATCCAGGCAGGATGCAGGGCCATGGCAGCTGGGAGCACGGGCACGGCGCGGCGGAGTTATTATGGGGAGCCTGGGATCTGTTTCCCTCCAGCTTTCAGCTCCCTGGGATCTGTTTGTCTCCAGCTTTCGGCTGCcgcggggtggggtgggcgtGAGAGGGAAACGTTCgtgtgcaggagggaagggctgCCTGGAAAATGGCGtgagcggggcggcgggccggcgTGTCGCCCTCCTTCCTTTCCACCGAGGGCTTTTTTCGCCCATGACTTGCATCTTCTGCTGCCAGATGGAGGGTGGGGAGCTGGGCCGGGAGCACTCGGAAAGTGAAGCATCACCGTTTCTGCCAGCGTTGCCACTGGCAGCTCTTCTCTTGGGGGATGATTTCCGAGAAGGGCCGAATCTCCGGGTGCTGTGTCTCCTCCCGGTGCTGTGTCCCTTCCCGGTGCTTGGCCACATGGCATTTCCACCGTCCCACCCAGATCCCGAATGCAGGGGAAAGGTTTGAGCTCTCTCGTTtctttgcagggaaaaaaaaaacacaaccccaaaccccaccgcagccccagGATTCCCCCCGCTCCCAGCCGGGCTGACTCATCTGGCAGAGCCGCCgctttccctgccccagccctcgcTGCTTGGGATCCTGCCTGGCCTCTGGCAGCTGCCGCATCCTCGGTGCCCCCCTTGTGATATcggggtgggggctgcagggactgccccccacccctcatCCCTGCCAGGGGGGCTATAGGGGGTGGAAGGCAGCCCTGCTcgcagccccccaggagctTGGGAAGCCTTGGAGCCAGGAGCACCCTGCCAAGGCTTTCTGGCACCCGGCTGCAGACCTGGCTCCCGCCAGGACCCCTCCCCAACCCCCATGGCCACGGGGGGCTGCCTGTGGCCCCAGTGCCGGCGGCATGG contains:
- the ATP5F1D gene encoding ATP synthase subunit delta, mitochondrial; this translates as MQGRSGPWSRRGTSRGAEHAGSCSPPPSRPAPRRPLALAAAMFRARRLLPRLFARRALLPPPRARGYAEPAGGPVPMAFTFASPTQVFYNGANVKQVDVPTLTGSFGILASHVPTLQVLKPGVVTVYAEDGTATKYFVSSGSVTVHADSTVQVLAEEAVTMDMLDLVTAKSNLEKAVSEMAAASDEAAKAEAQIKVEANEALVKALE